GAGCAAAAGGATTATCAGGCGATGAAGCAGCCTTAGATCCGGAGCAGGGTGGCGCAGAACCCACAGAGGGAATTGTATTACCTGTCTTTGAACTAGCTGATCTGAGTGTGACTGCAAATAGTGTAAATGCGACAATTAATGTAACAGATAATGAAAATCGTTTGGATCCAGCATTACCATTTGTTGTTCAGATTGTTGAAAATGCAACCGGTAAATTGATACATAGACTTGAGGTGGATTCAAGTCAGCGTAGTTTCACTGTTGATTATAACGGTTTAATGCCGAATACAGAATACAGGCTGGTTCTATCTGCGGACTATATTGTGGATAACTTGAATTATAACAAGATGTTTATTAATAAAATATTTGTAACGGATGCTTTGGGACTAATGATTGCAAAGAGTTATGCAACACCGGATTCATTGGCTCTTTCTGTGAAAATAACAGGATATTCAGAAATTATGGAGGCGGCTGTACAGCTTACAGATTCGGATGGAAATGCAATTAGTACTCAGGATATTATAATAGACCTGGCCAAATCAGAAGAAGGACATACTATAACATTTACTAATCTGAAGCCGAACACTCGTTATAAAATGAAGATTATCGATATTAAAATGCAGTATGATTCTGCGTTGGTAGCTCCTCCACAGATAAGAGAAGAGGAATACTGGACATTAAAGAGAACACCTCAACTAGGTAAGCCAATTATTGTAGTAAACAAACGGAATACTAGCTTTGAAATGAAATTGGATTCCGTGCAGGATTTAGATGGTGCAATTCTACGTTACCGTTATGAGATATATGAGGTTGGCCTGGATTCTTCCGAGAGACTAGTGAAGAAGCTCTATAACACAACGAATGACATGATACCATGCTATGTAGATGGCGTTGAAATAAGAAATGGATATAACTATCGAATGAGAGTCGTTGTGGAGTGCAATGACAATGAAAAGCAGGTGGAGTATGCCAGCTCATTTACAGACATATTTAGTTTTACTGGAAGTCATTTCCCGATAGTTCTGTTTGATAAGGATGAAGACAATACACGCCATGATAAGATAGCAGGAAACTTACGTATTAACACAAATGGATCCATTATTACGATAAATGCTGCTAATCCATTAACCATCGAATATAAGAATTCCCTTGGCGAAGCAGAAAGCTATCAGCTTACAGAGCTTGCCATTGCCCAGGAATATGATAATGGTGTGTTATATTCGATTCCTATTAATATAAAGAATTTAAAGGCAAATGACAATTATGTGATTAGTGCATATGGAACAGTTGATTTGAATGATGGTGCTGGAGGTAAACCCAATACCTTAATAGGAAGTGCAGTGGTAAGCACGGACAAGCCCAATTATATGAAGGTGGTATTTGAGGATGATACCAATGAGACCAGTCAGATTGCGTTTTATCTAAGACTTCAGGATGGAGTGAATGGTATATCCAGTTCATACGAAGCCAGCACTATGCAATATGTTGAAGTAAGTATCTATGATGGAGGTACGGATGCAGTTACGAATTCTGCGCCTGTGGCAACCTATACTTTGACAGGTACAGGTGGCGATGCGAATGCCAGTACCCTGGCTTCCAGCTTATATAATAATTCGTTATTAATAACAGAAGCTAATTTTAAGATCAGTGCTTCAGCAATTTCGTCTTCCAAATATACGATCAAAGTATCCTCTGTAAGAGATTATACGAAGTATGGTAACGAGCTTGTCTCTGGGGATATCTCTTATGTTCATACTTTTGATAAGCAGGCTACTTTACCGAATTTGGCATCAATTGATAAGAATAATGGTCTTGATGTTATTGAGATTACCCGTCTGAATGCAGGACAGTTCGGATTAAATCCTGACGATTATAGCGAGTATAGTGATAATACGGTGTTAGGTTACAGTGTGGCCGCATTGAATTTTGATAATAGTGCGGGGCTGATTGAGAGTTTTACATATTATGCTTTTGAACAGGCGGATTATAATCAGTATATTACGGATTATTATAATCCCAACCATTCCGCTATAGATTTTTACTCCAATCCAGCTGTTAACGCTATAGCCGTGCAGACAAAGCCGGTAGATTCCGCTTTTGGAACAGTTCCGCGTGCTGTATTTATATTCGGAGATACAGCAAATGCTGGCACTATGTCCAGGGGAAGCAAGTATGTATTTACCTATCGTGCCCAGAGAAAAGGATTATCAGATCAGTATTTCCCGGAATCGATAGATAATTCCGTAATTATACGCTCATTAACCAAAGAGGCGCCCTATCAGCTTCCAAGTTTCAGCCTCTGGCCATGGACATCGGATAGTGACAGTATCACATGGAGATATAAATTAAGTAATCAATACGATAGTGAGGCATTAATAAAGTCTCTTCATGATGACAATCATGTGTTTAATAGAAATGAGAATGATATAACAATTCGTGATAGTGTGGAAAAAAGGTTTATTAGAGGGGATGTTTACACTATTAAAGCTACTGTAAGAAGGTTTAAACCGGTTTACAATGCTGACTCAGATATCGTATTGGTATCACAGATTTTTGAAGGTCAATATAATTATGGGGATTATACAACGAATATGGAATATACCATAGAAAACATAGCTCTCCAGAATCGTTTCAGAATTAGCATTACTGATGCCACTGCAAACGCAGAACAGTTATCCAGAGTTGTGGCAATTAAGGTAAATATCTATTTAGATTTAGGTAATATTACTCCAAATCAGACGATTACTTTGCCTTTGGAAAGTATTACAGGTGATACGGGATTTGCATATTTACGATATAGTGCATTAAATAGCAGCTTACTCAATAAGACCTTTTATATAAGAGTGAAGGCAATTTATGATAATGGTATCTCCGGATTTTCAGGGGCATTGGGAGATGATCATGCTATACAGACAGTGAGCGAACGTAATGGTGCACAGATTCTACGTGGAAACTATATTATACTAAATGAATCACAGACCGGATTAGTAGAAAAAGAGACAGGAAAAGCAATGGGATCATACTTTACTGTAACTAGTGCTACCATTCCTTCCAGTATTACTGTTCGTAGCACGCTGAACAGCTCATTTACTACAGAGATGAAGCTATCGGCAACATCAAACGGTGCGATTCTAACGACAATGCCGGGCAATCCAAGTATCACTTTGAAGAAATTAAGTGAAGTAGGGCTGTCTAAAAATGGTGGCGGCAATTACTATGAATCTATGATTGATTCAGTTACTCCTACGGTTTTGTTGAATAGGGGTGCCAGCTATACCATTATTACAACAGTTACATCAGCTAAGGTTCAATGGAAGATTGAGGGATATAAGGATAAGCTCAATTCAGTGAATCCCAATGGTATCAGTGGTAACAAGATGTATGTTGAATTGTATCAATATGATGCGGTAACGGCGGTATATAAAAAGGTGGATGATTTCATCCCTGTTGAGACGATTATGTCATCTACCCATGATGATAGCTTACCATATGAAACAGAGATTACAGGACTGACTTCTAATACGAAGTACGGTGTTAAATTGTATTATATTGATAATGATGGTAATCGTATTTATCCGATTAATGCTTATCAGCCTGATAAGGTTCCGGATACCAATCTGTATACCTTTATAACCAATGAGCTGATTACAATTACACCTGGTACACCGACACTGAAATATATTGCGGATTCCTATTCCTACAAGAGACTTGAGGTAAACTACGCTTTGAACCAGACAATGGGATTTGAAATTATATATTCCATTCATAAGGCAGATCCTTCTCATACGATGGTCTTAAGTCCGGATGATTTGGCTAGTATGAATATCATTAAGACGCCTACTATTTATTATGAAAAGATGACAGGAACCTTAGCCTTGAGACCGGGAGAAGTACTATGGGATGATCCGCCTGGAAGTGGCAATAAGGTATATTTCCCGTATAACAGTTCGGCCTATGAATTATGTATTACACCGGTAACGTCAACTAGTTTATATGAGATTGATCCGGTAACTGGTGAAAAAATATATACTGCTGTAGGTGACCCGATCTACATTCCTCTATTTGTAGAAACACCAAAAGTACCTTTTTACAATGTAAAGGCAACACCAGGTACGGAAAAGGTTACGTTCCAGATATCCGTAATCGATTCCAGTAAGATTATGGTGAATGGTAACTATAAGATTAAGGTTTTCAATAAAAGCGGGGTGGACATCACACCTACTTCAGCGAAGAACGTAACATACTCTATTGATCTACCAAGAACTGTGGTAGTTGAAAATGTTCCGGAGGACGATAGAGCAGAACTGGTGATTTATACAGTCTATGATATGGATAATGATGGGGTGGATGATAGTATGCTTCCACTGGAGGATATTTATTCAGTACCATATAACAATTTGGATGATACCGACAAAGGCTATGCTAAGTCCAGCCATACCGGCTTCCCATTAAGTGATAATGGTTATGATCTGGGAACAGTTCAGATATCCCGCCATGGAACGAACTCAGCGAGAATTTACTTTACAAACTCAGTAAACCTGGATGTGGTGAAAAGAATTTCCTATGTTGTAATCAATCCTGATGGTGGAAGTTCAAACTATAGTATTAACACAAGCTTTACTTCAAGCTCGGATCCTCAATATGTTGACCTTCAGCATGTATTTAGTGCAGAAGGTATGTATCAGCTTCAGGTTCGACTTCTGAATGCCTCGAACTCACAGCTTGAAGATTTATCGTTGCTATTCTTTAAATACGATTAATAACCGGAGGGAAGAATTATGCGAAATTATACTAAGAAAAGCATTATTATGTTTTATGCTTTCGGTTTATTAACCGCCTTGATTATAGGGCTGATCATCATGATGGTTGTAAAACAGGTACAGAGTCAGCCCAAGCCCTATGTGGTATATGAGAATACGATGTTATATGATGAATCAAACCGAATGATTATTGTGACTTCGCCTGGTACGATTACGAGAAAATGGGACAATAATTATTATTTAAAGCAGGCAGACAAAAGTGAATATTGTCTCGGAGCACAGGCGATTGCATATGATTCAAGCAGTGGTGCAATCAGAACTTTTGGAGGGGGATACCAGATACTTGAAGATGCAAGTGTAATGGAGCTTCCTGATATGATGGAAATAACAGATTTCAATGCTACTGGATTTTATAAACTGGGTGACAGGAAATATCTTATCATCGGTGATCAAATCTATTCCTCAGATGGAGCTCTGACAACGGAAAACTATCTATACATCCTACTGGATAAGGTTGGAAATGCCCAACTATTAAATAATAACATTAACACAAAGTCACTGGAACCCATTATCCTTAATTGCGAAAGTGTAGAGTTTGACGTAGCCAGGGAGGAACTAAAGTATGGCAACAATGAAATTGACCTACGGGCTATGTTCGGAACCACAAATGAGTATGATGATTTAGTGTATAAGTATCTCGATTCTACCGTTGAAGAGGAAACAGATGGAATTATTCACCTTATGATACGTGGAGGAAACGGTGGAATCGGAGGTGACGGTGGTGTCGGCGGAACCGGAGGTAACGGCGGAGAAGGCGGTAAAGGAGGCCTTGGAGGAGCCGGAGGAACCGGAGGCGAAGGCGGAGCCGGAGGCAATGGAGGAACCGGAGGAACCGGAGGCATTGGAGGTAACGGTGGAACCGGAGGAACCGGAGGCAACGGAGGTAACGGAGGTAACGGCGGAAACGGTGGAAACGGCGGAAACGGCGGCAATGGTGGTAAAGGCGGCAATGGCGGCAAAGGTGGTGCAGGCGGTGACGGTGCCACGGGCATTGGCGGAGCTGATGAAGAACTGCTAAAATACATCCGATTACGTGGTGTTGCAACCTATGCTAACAGAATTACAGTTAATTATACTGCTTCCGATCCAAAGGGAGTATTTGGTGAGATATTTGTTATAGTACGCCCTGAAGACACTTCAAACGGAGCAACTGAAGTCAGGAGAATTCTTGATATTAGCGATGTCAGTATTGATATCTATGATCTGCTGCCGGATACCAGATATAGGGTCATGCTGGGATATCGTGGCTACGGCTCTACCGATGACGTAATAGCCGACGCTGTTGCGATAAGAACCGCGACGATTGATACTCATATCTCGGTAAATTCTTATTCGGCGGCGGAA
The nucleotide sequence above comes from Variimorphobacter saccharofermentans. Encoded proteins:
- a CDS encoding collagen-like protein, which encodes MIKSKGLLISCITILMAIIGVISFAVYRDSKRQPVFTESGYILVSPDSTYSDAINTQVYFESGTKYKLVYPEKVVFKNQENVKTAIDAESFVHYNDGSIGSLTNGVLIDLNNLDNSIINYYGLSADSIMENAGTDYILDNRGSSMSFSDFLWKINDTKYLLVSDEIVISLSDNNERTFDDYVELTYYDTGIIRIVTQEGTWQTVSSKCIARLGNGVSVNFSNKTVVKNEHDVKLSLEQMVIGADDNIDIVPLEVRKEAAKAPEFDIQTIDGINGGKGSNGDAGEDGEIGINGEDGEIGEKGENGEAGEDGTIGENGQNGENGTPGEPGAPGQTGTTGTNGENGRNGASGANGASGANGAQGAKGLSGDEAALDPEQGGAEPTEGIVLPVFELADLSVTANSVNATINVTDNENRLDPALPFVVQIVENATGKLIHRLEVDSSQRSFTVDYNGLMPNTEYRLVLSADYIVDNLNYNKMFINKIFVTDALGLMIAKSYATPDSLALSVKITGYSEIMEAAVQLTDSDGNAISTQDIIIDLAKSEEGHTITFTNLKPNTRYKMKIIDIKMQYDSALVAPPQIREEEYWTLKRTPQLGKPIIVVNKRNTSFEMKLDSVQDLDGAILRYRYEIYEVGLDSSERLVKKLYNTTNDMIPCYVDGVEIRNGYNYRMRVVVECNDNEKQVEYASSFTDIFSFTGSHFPIVLFDKDEDNTRHDKIAGNLRINTNGSIITINAANPLTIEYKNSLGEAESYQLTELAIAQEYDNGVLYSIPINIKNLKANDNYVISAYGTVDLNDGAGGKPNTLIGSAVVSTDKPNYMKVVFEDDTNETSQIAFYLRLQDGVNGISSSYEASTMQYVEVSIYDGGTDAVTNSAPVATYTLTGTGGDANASTLASSLYNNSLLITEANFKISASAISSSKYTIKVSSVRDYTKYGNELVSGDISYVHTFDKQATLPNLASIDKNNGLDVIEITRLNAGQFGLNPDDYSEYSDNTVLGYSVAALNFDNSAGLIESFTYYAFEQADYNQYITDYYNPNHSAIDFYSNPAVNAIAVQTKPVDSAFGTVPRAVFIFGDTANAGTMSRGSKYVFTYRAQRKGLSDQYFPESIDNSVIIRSLTKEAPYQLPSFSLWPWTSDSDSITWRYKLSNQYDSEALIKSLHDDNHVFNRNENDITIRDSVEKRFIRGDVYTIKATVRRFKPVYNADSDIVLVSQIFEGQYNYGDYTTNMEYTIENIALQNRFRISITDATANAEQLSRVVAIKVNIYLDLGNITPNQTITLPLESITGDTGFAYLRYSALNSSLLNKTFYIRVKAIYDNGISGFSGALGDDHAIQTVSERNGAQILRGNYIILNESQTGLVEKETGKAMGSYFTVTSATIPSSITVRSTLNSSFTTEMKLSATSNGAILTTMPGNPSITLKKLSEVGLSKNGGGNYYESMIDSVTPTVLLNRGASYTIITTVTSAKVQWKIEGYKDKLNSVNPNGISGNKMYVELYQYDAVTAVYKKVDDFIPVETIMSSTHDDSLPYETEITGLTSNTKYGVKLYYIDNDGNRIYPINAYQPDKVPDTNLYTFITNELITITPGTPTLKYIADSYSYKRLEVNYALNQTMGFEIIYSIHKADPSHTMVLSPDDLASMNIIKTPTIYYEKMTGTLALRPGEVLWDDPPGSGNKVYFPYNSSAYELCITPVTSTSLYEIDPVTGEKIYTAVGDPIYIPLFVETPKVPFYNVKATPGTEKVTFQISVIDSSKIMVNGNYKIKVFNKSGVDITPTSAKNVTYSIDLPRTVVVENVPEDDRAELVIYTVYDMDNDGVDDSMLPLEDIYSVPYNNLDDTDKGYAKSSHTGFPLSDNGYDLGTVQISRHGTNSARIYFTNSVNLDVVKRISYVVINPDGGSSNYSINTSFTSSSDPQYVDLQHVFSAEGMYQLQVRLLNASNSQLEDLSLLFFKYD